The Coregonus clupeaformis isolate EN_2021a unplaced genomic scaffold, ASM2061545v1 scaf2014, whole genome shotgun sequence sequence TGGTGCCAGCTGCAACTACTGGAGTCTAAATACCTGGAGCAGGTCGACCAGCTCTATGATGACTCCTTCCCCATGGACATCAGACAGTACCTCAGCAAGTGGATTGAGAGCATTGACTGGTAAGCAGTGATGGTAGGAGAGTGTCTGCTGTATTTAATGAATAAATAAAGATTGACTCTCTACTGTAGTCTATTCATCTCCTTCATCCGATATCTTCCCCTGTGATTGAAACCCTGTAGGGAAAATGTGGCTGTTCAGGACTCCTTAGCAACAGTACGTTTCCATGACCTGCTAGCCCAGCTGGATGACCAACACAGCCGCTTCGCCCTGGAGAACAACTTCCTGCTACAACACAACATCCGCAAGATCAAGAGAAACCTCCAGGTATAGTATGAGCTCAGTCACATCTTTACCAGTGGCCTTCCATACTGTATTGCTTGTATGTTACAGTAATTATCTATAATAACTTTTTTTATTCTGGAAGATTTTGATTTGTAATTCGTTTTTAATGTATGACCCCAGTGTCTGAGTTGTTTTTGGGGTTTATAGTAATAAAGTACACACTTTCACAGGACCACTTTCAGGAGGACCCTGTTCACATGGCCATGATCATCTCCAGAAACCTGAAGGAGGAGCAGAGGATTCTGGCTGCTGCCAAAAGCATAGAGGTGCCCTACATTGACTTGTATTGACATACATTGTAATTAACAAAATCACCACACGTCTTTCTCTATCCATGCTGTCAGATATTGTAGATGATCCATAACTGTATATTGGAGCGTTTACATGCTTTAACTGTGCAGTTAAATGAACAGTATTTTCTTCTCAGACtgacagagaaaacacacacactagcatgGTTCTGGAGAAACAAAAgctggacaacaaagtcaaagacATGAAAAACAAGGTTCAGGTGAGTTAACATTTCCATCATACACTATATGTTGATTGTTTCCTGGTGGAACAAGTCCATCATTGATTTTCAGTACATATTCATGCATGTCAGGTTTGTCATCTATC is a genomic window containing:
- the LOC123488012 gene encoding signal transducer and activator of transcription 1-alpha/beta-like — protein: MAQWCQLQLLESKYLEQVDQLYDDSFPMDIRQYLSKWIESIDWENVAVQDSLATVRFHDLLAQLDDQHSRFALENNFLLQHNIRKIKRNLQDHFQEDPVHMAMIISRNLKEEQRILAAAKSIETDRENTHTSMVLEKQKLDNKVKDMKNKVQEADQNIKSLEYLQDEHDFKLNTLKNREHEINGLTPKQLEHEKLLIVEMCFKLKFKRGVRGV